The sequence below is a genomic window from Lelliottia sp. JS-SCA-14.
CCGTTATTACGGGTAACATGACTGCCAAACTCGCCATTCTGAGGACAAATAATGAGCAACATTCTGATTATCAACGGTGCGAAAAAATTCGCCCACTCCAACGGCCAACTGAATGACACCCTGACCGAGGTCGCGGATGGTTTCCTGCGCGACGCCGGGCATGATGTTAAGGTCGTGCGCGCCGATAGCGATTACGACATTCAGGCCGAAGTGCAGAACTTCCTGTGGGCCGACGTGATTGTCTGGCAGATGCCAGGCTGGTGGATGGGCGCGCCGTGGACCGTGAAAAAGTACATGGATGATGTCTTCACCGAAGGTCACGGTTCTCTGTATGCCAGCGATGGCCGCACCCGCTCCGACGCGTCCAAAAAATACGGTTCTGGCGGTCTGCTGCACGGTAAAAAATACATGCTCTCCCTGACCTGGAATGCTCCGCTGGATGCGTTCACCGATGAAGATCAGTTCTTCCACGGCGTCGGCGTAGACGGTGCTTACCTGCCGTTCCACAAAGCTAACCAGTTCCTGGCGCTGGAGCCACTCCCGACCTTTATCGTCAACGACGTGATTAAAATGCCGGACGTGCCGCGCTATATCGCAGAATATCGCAAGCATCTGGCTGAGATTTTTGCTTAACTGGTAGCCTGGAATTAGAAGGAGTTAATCATGTCTATGCTTACTGTTATTGCTGAAATCCGTACGCGTCCAGGTCAACATCACCGTCAGGCGGTGCTGGATGAATTTGCGAAGATTATCCCGACCGTGCTGAAAGAAGAAGGCTGCCACGGCTATGCGCCGATGGTCGACACCGCCGCCGGCGTGAGCTTCCAGACCACCGCGCCCGATTCGATCATCATGGTTGAACTGTGGGAAACCGTGGCACACCTGGAAGCACACCTGCAAACCGAGCACATGAAAGCGTGGAGCGAAGCGGTGAAAGGGAACGTTCTGGAAACGCATATTCGTATTCTGGAGCAAGGGGTTTAAGTTCTGTGGACGTTGCCGGGTGG
It includes:
- a CDS encoding NAD(P)H-dependent oxidoreductase, which translates into the protein MSNILIINGAKKFAHSNGQLNDTLTEVADGFLRDAGHDVKVVRADSDYDIQAEVQNFLWADVIVWQMPGWWMGAPWTVKKYMDDVFTEGHGSLYASDGRTRSDASKKYGSGGLLHGKKYMLSLTWNAPLDAFTDEDQFFHGVGVDGAYLPFHKANQFLALEPLPTFIVNDVIKMPDVPRYIAEYRKHLAEIFA
- a CDS encoding putative quinol monooxygenase; translation: MLTVIAEIRTRPGQHHRQAVLDEFAKIIPTVLKEEGCHGYAPMVDTAAGVSFQTTAPDSIIMVELWETVAHLEAHLQTEHMKAWSEAVKGNVLETHIRILEQGV